A region of Moorena producens PAL-8-15-08-1 DNA encodes the following proteins:
- a CDS encoding MBL fold metallo-hydrolase: protein MQPDTPAKGDFNVTPSASSNQQPAASKPPRLVLDTIFAFPPNRDTLGGTAYIIVGNSFNLLIDCPAWNETNQQFLREQGGVSLLFITHRGGIGKAKEIQESMGCQVLIQEQEAYLLPGLDVVTFHQELTINPCCYVIWTPGHSPGSSCLYYTGAGGVLFSGRHLLPSKQGELLPLRTPKTFHWPRQIRNVQSLLKGFTPETLQFICPGANTGFLRGKGVIDQATERLSEVSAKLKNPEELYI, encoded by the coding sequence GTGCAACCCGATACTCCAGCAAAAGGCGATTTTAATGTTACGCCAAGCGCATCTTCTAATCAGCAACCTGCTGCATCCAAGCCACCACGCCTTGTTCTAGATACCATTTTTGCTTTTCCACCCAATCGAGATACGTTAGGTGGTACGGCTTATATTATTGTAGGAAATTCCTTCAACCTATTGATTGATTGTCCTGCCTGGAATGAGACTAACCAACAATTTTTGCGTGAGCAAGGGGGAGTCTCATTACTGTTTATTACCCATCGCGGTGGTATTGGTAAAGCAAAGGAAATTCAGGAGAGTATGGGATGCCAAGTCCTGATTCAAGAACAAGAGGCTTACTTACTGCCGGGATTGGACGTAGTTACATTTCACCAGGAGTTGACTATAAATCCCTGCTGCTACGTGATTTGGACTCCTGGTCACTCTCCTGGTTCTTCTTGTCTTTACTACACTGGTGCCGGGGGTGTGCTATTTTCTGGGCGTCATTTGCTTCCTAGTAAACAAGGAGAACTGTTGCCCCTGCGAACCCCGAAAACATTTCATTGGCCAAGACAGATTCGGAATGTGCAATCTTTGCTTAAGGGTTTTACCCCAGAGACTCTTCAATTTATCTGTCCTGGTGCCAATACTGGTTTTTTGCGAGGCAAAGGGGTGATTGACCAAGCTACAGAGCGTTTATCAGAAGTGAGCGCGAAGTTGAAAAACCCAGAAGAGTTATATATCTGA